A portion of the Oxynema aestuarii AP17 genome contains these proteins:
- a CDS encoding glycine-rich domain-containing protein has translation MEKELSFKVEIGDFFTRIKQLDLGPIAYKLMHPETGSGWTRDRVSRALTRYLMFLCLLYLYPHLAIAPNREIDRVWHQHILDTSKYAEDCQMLFGRFIHHFPYFGIRDEGDRQQLDLAFQQTQSLFDRHFGVILAEASTDTDDESNEESKSDSQDPGVCVLLEQTQTNRPTVNIAIDLPNSIAHLG, from the coding sequence TTGGAAAAAGAATTAAGTTTTAAGGTCGAGATCGGTGACTTTTTTACCAGAATCAAGCAACTCGATTTAGGTCCGATCGCCTATAAATTGATGCACCCAGAAACCGGATCGGGATGGACCCGCGATCGGGTCAGTCGCGCTTTAACTCGTTATCTCATGTTCCTGTGTTTACTATACCTCTATCCTCATCTGGCGATCGCCCCCAATCGGGAAATTGACCGGGTGTGGCACCAGCATATTTTAGACACGAGTAAATATGCTGAAGACTGTCAGATGCTGTTCGGTCGTTTTATCCATCATTTCCCCTATTTTGGCATTCGCGACGAGGGCGATCGGCAACAACTCGATCTTGCCTTTCAACAAACACAATCTCTGTTCGACCGACACTTTGGCGTTATCCTCGCCGAAGCAAGTACAGACACTGACGATGAATCGAATGAAGAGTCTAAAAGTGACTCGCAAGATCCCGGCGTCTGTGTCTTATTAGAACAGACTCAAACCAATCGACCGACGGTCAATATAGCGATCGATCTACCGAATTCGATCGCTCATTTAGGTTGA